The Acinonyx jubatus isolate Ajub_Pintada_27869175 chromosome E3, VMU_Ajub_asm_v1.0, whole genome shotgun sequence genome has a window encoding:
- the PRSS8 gene encoding prostasin produces the protein MAHRAGLGLRQLEAVAILLLLGLFRSGLAFCGVASQARITGGSSAAAGQWPWQVSITYDGTHACGGSLVSEQWVLSAAHCFPREHIKEDYEVKLGAHQLDSYTPEAEVRTVAQVISHSSYHQEGSQGDIALLRLSSPVTFSRYIRPICLPAANASFPNGLQCTVTGWGHVAPSVSLLAPRQLQQLEVPLISRETCNCLYNIDAKPEEPHFIQQDMLCAGYVKGGKDACQGDSGGPLSCLVGGLWYLAGIVSWGDACGAPNRPGVYTLTSSYASWIHYHVTELQPRVVPQIQESQPDGHLCVNHQAFNSAPAQAVLGLILLLPLGLTLGLLC, from the exons ATGGCCCACAGGGCGGGCCTGGGACTTAGACAGCTGGAGGCTGTGGCCATTCTGCTTTTACTTGGATTATTCCGGTCCGGTCTTG CCTTCTGCGGTGTGGCCTCCCAAGCACGCATCACAGGTGGTAGCAGTGCAGCCGCTGGCCAGTGGCCCTGGCAGGTCAGCATCACCTACGATGGCACCCACGCGTGTGGTGGTTCTCTCGTGTCTGAGCAGTGGGTGCTCTCAGCTGCTCACTGCTTCCCAAG GGAGCACATCAAGGAAGACTATGAGGTAAAGCTTGGGGCCCACCAGCTGGACTCCTACACGCCTGAGGCCGAGGTCCGCACCGTGGCACAGGTCATTTCCCACTCCAGCTACCACCAGGAGGGCTCCCAGGGTGACATTGCACTCCTCCGTCTCAGTAGCCCTGTCACCTTCTCCCGCTACATCCGGCCCATCTGCCTCCCTGCAGCCAACGCCTCCTTCCCCAATGGCCTCCAATGTACTGTCACTGGATGGGGCCACGTGGCGCCCTCAG TGAGCCTCCTGGCCCCCCGGCAGCTTCAGCAACTTGAGGTGCCACTGATCAGCCGAGAGACATGTAACTGTCTGTACAACATTGACGCCAAACCTGAGGAGCCCCACTTTATCCAGCAGGACATGCTGTGTGCTGGCTATGTGAAGGGGGGCAAGGATGCCTGCCAG GGTGACTCTGGGGGCCCACTCTCCTGCCTTGTGGGGGGCCTCTGGTACCTGGCAGGCATTGTGAGCTGGGGCGATGCCTGTGGGGCCCCCAACAGGCCTGGCGTGTACACTCTGACCTCCAGCTATGCCTCCTGGATTCACTATCATGTGACAGAGCTCCAGCCTCGTGTGGTGCCCCAAATCCAGGAGTCTCAGCCCGATGGCCATCTTTGTGTCAACCACCAGGCCTTCAACTCTGCCCCAGCCCAGGCTGTATTGGGGCTCATCCTTCTGCTGCCACTAGGCCTGACCCTGGGCCTCCTCTGCTGA
- the PRSS36 gene encoding polyserase-2: MSQHLLLPFVILAISPIPGALQDSDCGRPEPSTRIMGGSEAQPGSWPWQVSLHQRGGHICGGSLIAPSWVLSAAHCFVTNGTLEPATEWSVLLGVHSQDGPLDSAHARAVAAILVPDNYSSVELGADLALLRLASPARLGPAVRPICLPRASHRFAHGTACWATGWGDIQEADPLPLPWALQEVELRLLGEAACQCLYSRPGPFNLTFQLLPGMLCAGYPEGRRDTCQGDSGGPLVCEEGGQWFQAGITSFGFGCGRRNRPGVFTAVAPYEAWIREQVMGSEPGPAFPTQSWEPQPGPWEPTDENCTIALPECGKAPRPGTWPWEARVMVPGSRPCHGALVSESWVLAPASCFLDPINSDLPRDLDNWRVLLPSRPRAELVARFMPHENASWDDTSDLALLQLQTPVNLSTASRPVCLPHPEHYFLPRSRCRLARWGRGEPEPGPSTLLEAELLGGWWCHCLYGRQGESVPPPGDPPHALCPAYQEEEEAGRCWNYSHWSLLCQEEGTWFLAGISDFSSGCLRPRAFYPLQTHGPWISHVTRGAYLEDQLTWDWGPEGEETETQACPPHTEHGACGLRPEPAVMGILWPWLAEVHVAGNQVCTGILVAPGWVVAATHCVLRPGFTTVPYIEVYLGRAGASPLPQGHQVSRLVISIRLPRHLGLRPPLALLELSSRVETSPSALPICLHPGGIPLGASCWVLGWKDPRDRVPVAAAVSILTPRLCHCLYQGILPPGTLCVLYAEGQEDRCEVTSAPPLLCQTEGGSWVLMGMAVRGSRELFAAIGPEEAWIAQTVGEAHFLPPNGYPHWPPEGSDLCPPDLARASGSPQAALLLLLLLLPLIQG; encoded by the exons ATGTCCCAGCACCTGCTCCTTCCATTTGTGATCCTTG CCATCAGCCCCATCCCAGGAGCTCTCCAGGACTCAG ACTGCGGCCGCCCTGAGCCCTCTACCCGAATCATGGGGGGCTCAGAAGCGCAGCCAGGCAGCTGGCCGTGGCAGGTGAGCCTGCATCAGAGGGGTGGCCACATCTGCGGGGGCTCCCTCATCGCCCCTTCCTGGGTGCTCTCCGCTGCTCACTGCTTCGTGAC GAACGGGACCTTGGAGCCCGCGACCGAGTGGTCGGTACTGCTGGGCGTGCACTCCCAGGACGGGCCTCTGGACAGCGCGCACGCCCGCGCGGTGGCCGCCATCCTCGTGCCGGACAACTACAGCAGCGTGGAACTGGGCGCAGACCTGGCCCTCCTGCGCCTGGCCTCGCCCGCCCGGCTGGGCCCCGCCGTGCGGCCGATCTGCCTGCCGCGGGCCTCGCACCGCTTCGCTCATGGCACGGCCTGCTGGGCCACTGGCTGGGGGGACATCCAGGAAGCGG ACCCCCTGCCTCTCCCGTGGGCGCTACAAGAAGTGGAGCTCAGGTTGCTGGGAGAGGCCGCCTGTCAGTGTCTCTATAGCCGGCCTGGCCCGTTCAACCTCACTTTCCAGCTATTGCCAGGGATGCTGTGTGCTGGCTACCCGGAGGGCCGCAGAGACACTTGCCAG GGAGACTCTGGGGGCCCCCTGGTCTGTGAGGAAGGCGGCCAATGGTTCCAGGCAGGAATCACCAGCTTTGGCTTTGGCTGTGGACGGAGGAACCGCCCTGGAGTCTTCACTGCTGTGGCCCCCTATGAGGCATGGATACGGGAACAGGTGATGGGCTCAGAACCTGGGCCTGCCTTTCCCACCCAGTCCTGGGAGCCCCAGCCAGGTCCCTGGGAGCCCACGGATGAGAACTGCACCATTGCCCTGCCAG AGTGCGGGAAGGCACCAAGGCCAGGGACCTGGCCCTGGGAGGCGCGGGTGATGGTGCCAGGATCCAGACCCTGCCATGGGGCGCTGGTGTCTGAAAGCTGGGTCTTGGCACCTGCCAGCTGCTTTCTGGA CCCCATCAACTCAGACCTGCCCCGAGACCTAGACAACTGGCGCGTGCTACTGCCCTCGCGTCCGCGCGCAGAGCTGGTGGCACGCTTCATGCCGCACGAGAATGCCTCATGGGACGACACCTCGGATCTGGCGCTGCTGCAGCTGCAAACGCCGGTGAACCTGAGCACCGCCTCGCGGCCAGTGTGCCTACCTCACCCAGAACACTATTTCCTGCCCAGGAGCCGCTGCCGCCTGGCGCGCTGGGGCCGCGGGG aacCTGAGCCTGGACCCAGCACACTGCTTGAGGCGGAGCTGTTGGGCGGCTGGTGGTGTCACTGCCTGTATGGCCGCCAGGGGGAGTCAGTGCCGCCTCCAGGAGACCCTCCACACGCGCTCTGCCCCGCctaccaggaagaggaggaggcggGCCGCTGCTGG AACTACTCTCATTGGAGCCTTCTGTGCCAGGAAGAGGGGACCTGGTTCCTGGCTGGAATCAGCGACTTCTCCAGTGGCTGCCTACGTCCCAGAGCCTTCTACCCCCTGCAGACCCATGGCCCATGGATCAGCCATGTGACTCGGGGAGCCTACCTGGAAGACCAGCTGACTTGGGACTGGGGCCCTGAGGGGGAGGAGACTGAGACACAGGCTTGTCCCCCTCACACAGAACATGGTG CCTGTGGCCTGCGGCCAGAGCCAGCTGTGATGGGTATCCTGTGGCCCTGGCTGGCAGAAGTGCATGTGGCTGGAAATCAAGTCTGCACTGGGATCCTAGTGGCCCCAGGCTGGGTCGTGGCAGCCACTCACTGTGTCCTCAG GCCGGGCTTTACAACAGTGCCTTATATTGAAGTGTACCTGGGCCGGGCAGGGGCTAGCCCCCTCCCACAGGGCCACCAGGTATCCCGGTTGGTCATCAGCATCCGTCTGCCCCGACACCTGGGACTTAGGCCCCCCCTTGCCCTCCTGGAGCTGAGCTCCCGGGTGGAAACTTCGCCATCAGCCTTGCCCATCTGCCTTCACCCAGGGGGTATCCCCCTGGGGGCCAGCTGTTGGGTGCTGGGCTGGAAGGACCCCCGAGACCGAG tTCCTGTGGCTGCAGCTGTCTCCATCTTGACGCCACGACTCTGTCACTGTCTCTATCAAGGCATTCTGCCTCCTGGGACTCTCTGTGTTCTGTATGCAGAGGGTCAAGAGGATAGGTGTGAG GTGACCTCAGCACCTCCGCTCCTGTGCCAGACCGAGGGAGGCTCCTGGGTCCTCATGGGCATGGCTGTTCGAGGGAGCCGGGAGCTATTTGCTGCCATTGGCCCTGAAGAAGCCTGGATCGCCCAGACAGTAGGGGAGGCCCATTTCCTGCCTCCCAATGGCTACCCCCACTGGCCCCCTGAAGGCAGCGACCTCTGCCCCCCCGACCTGGCCAGGGCCTCAGGCTCCCCTCAGGCTGCTCTGCTCCTGCTGCTACTATTGCTCCCCCTGATCCAGGGCTGA